A genomic region of Nostoc sp. UHCC 0702 contains the following coding sequences:
- the nadB gene encoding L-aspartate oxidase, with translation MPQIDIPSQFDVLVVGAGAAGLYTALCLPENLQVGLITKETVSLSASDWAQGGIAAAVAPEDSPTLHIEDTMQAGAGLCDAKVVEFLAQQAPSCIQSLVDLGVAFDRHGKALALTLEAAHSRHRVLHAADTTGREVTTTLTAQVLHRQNIQIIQQALALSLWLEPQSGKCQGISLFYQGEIRWIRAGAVVLATGGGGQVFAQTTNPAVSTGDGVAIAWRAGAILRDLEFVQFHPTALTKPGADRFLISEAVRGEGAHLVDNQGRRFAFDYHPAGELAPRDIVSRAIFSHLQRTAVDLATAHVWLDMRPIPADKIRHRFPNIIKVCQHWGIDVFHEPIPVAPAAHYWMGGIVADLKNRTNIPSLYAVGETASTGVHGANRLASNSLLECIVFGAQMADLNERLTSIKDEVKKSEFILAPSVFTLADAEWQSQQVQLEGLREKLPRLVWQSAGICREQSGLSSAIATIESWQQDFANLPLSQFLLSLHPNEPVKFDRPDCEKQLRLWAETRNLLDVAYLILKSAAFRTESRGGHYRLDYPQPDSNWQVHTLVQKYQWWKSEILNK, from the coding sequence TTGCCTCAAATAGATATCCCTAGCCAATTTGATGTCTTAGTAGTCGGTGCCGGTGCCGCTGGACTATACACAGCGCTTTGTTTACCAGAGAACTTGCAAGTCGGCTTGATTACCAAAGAAACAGTTTCTTTGTCCGCCAGTGATTGGGCACAAGGTGGGATTGCGGCTGCTGTAGCCCCGGAAGATTCTCCCACACTGCACATTGAAGATACGATGCAAGCCGGTGCTGGCTTGTGTGATGCCAAAGTAGTAGAATTTCTTGCCCAACAAGCCCCTAGCTGCATTCAATCCTTGGTGGATTTGGGGGTTGCTTTTGATCGGCATGGCAAAGCTTTAGCTTTAACTCTAGAAGCGGCTCATTCTCGTCACCGTGTTCTCCACGCCGCTGACACCACAGGTAGAGAAGTCACTACCACCCTTACTGCTCAAGTATTGCACCGCCAGAATATTCAAATTATCCAGCAAGCTTTAGCGTTGAGTCTGTGGCTGGAACCCCAAAGCGGTAAATGTCAGGGAATTAGCCTGTTTTATCAAGGTGAAATCAGATGGATTAGGGCTGGTGCTGTGGTACTAGCAACTGGTGGCGGAGGTCAAGTATTTGCCCAGACTACTAATCCGGCTGTGAGTACCGGTGATGGAGTTGCGATCGCTTGGCGGGCGGGGGCTATTCTCCGGGACTTAGAATTTGTGCAATTTCACCCTACAGCCCTCACCAAACCTGGTGCAGATCGTTTTTTGATTAGCGAAGCTGTACGTGGTGAAGGGGCACACCTCGTTGACAATCAAGGGCGACGTTTTGCTTTTGATTATCACCCTGCTGGCGAATTAGCACCCAGAGATATAGTCAGTAGAGCGATTTTCAGCCATCTGCAACGTACTGCTGTCGATCTCGCTACTGCCCATGTGTGGCTAGATATGCGTCCCATCCCCGCCGACAAAATTCGTCACCGCTTTCCCAACATCATCAAAGTTTGTCAACATTGGGGCATTGATGTTTTTCATGAACCAATTCCTGTAGCCCCCGCAGCCCATTACTGGATGGGTGGTATTGTTGCAGATCTGAAGAATCGCACGAATATTCCCAGTTTGTATGCGGTGGGAGAAACAGCTAGTACGGGGGTGCATGGGGCAAATCGTCTGGCGAGTAATTCCTTGCTGGAATGTATTGTATTTGGGGCGCAGATGGCTGATCTCAACGAGAGACTCACAAGTATCAAGGATGAAGTCAAAAAATCTGAATTCATCTTGGCTCCTTCTGTGTTCACCCTTGCTGATGCTGAGTGGCAAAGCCAGCAAGTGCAGTTAGAAGGACTTAGAGAAAAGTTACCGCGCTTGGTATGGCAAAGTGCAGGTATCTGTCGGGAACAGTCAGGTTTGTCTAGTGCGATCGCAACTATTGAATCTTGGCAGCAAGATTTTGCGAATTTACCTTTAAGTCAATTTTTGCTTTCTCTACATCCAAATGAACCAGTTAAGTTTGACAGACCAGACTGTGAGAAGCAATTGCGACTTTGGGCAGAAACTCGTAATTTACTAGATGTAGCTTATTTAATTCTCAAAAGTGCTGCTTTTAGAACTGAAAGTCGGGGAGGTCACTACCGATTAGATTACCCTCAACCTGACTCTAATTGGCAAGTCCACACGCTTGTACAAAAATACCAATGGTGGAAATCTGAAATTTTAAACAAGTAA
- the psbU gene encoding photosystem II complex extrinsic protein PsbU yields the protein MKGLVRLLTVFSLLLGCWGWLGTTQTAQAAGFYSFALPQVPVLAIERQNRADAKLGTEFGKKIDLNNTNVRAFQQYPGLYPTLAKKIIKNAPYKSVEDVLNIEGLSDRQKQTLQANFDHFTVTEFEPAFNEGDDRFNNGIYR from the coding sequence GTGAAAGGATTGGTGCGTTTATTAACAGTGTTTAGTCTGTTGCTTGGCTGCTGGGGATGGCTAGGAACAACTCAGACAGCACAGGCTGCTGGTTTTTATAGCTTTGCTCTTCCTCAAGTCCCAGTTTTGGCAATTGAGCGTCAGAATCGGGCAGATGCTAAGCTAGGAACCGAATTTGGGAAAAAAATTGATTTGAATAATACCAACGTGCGAGCTTTTCAGCAATATCCAGGGTTATATCCCACTCTTGCTAAGAAAATCATTAAAAATGCTCCTTACAAAAGTGTAGAGGATGTGCTGAATATTGAAGGATTGAGCGATCGCCAAAAACAAACTCTCCAAGCCAACTTCGATCACTTCACGGTGACAGAGTTCGAGCCTGCTTTCAACGAGGGAGACGATCGCTTTAACAATGGTATATACAGATAA
- a CDS encoding DUF3120 domain-containing protein, protein MINNTLSSYNTTATSIDTELHSTEAGQESIMKLESALSSSASFPFSIPWRQTWLVFAAAVFLVSVPVFVEAPLVRSLPSLSLAMTGFWIWLSFALMSRPATYLWGDLLLGFSWSWLAGAIYWGWLRWEPLWHLPIESIGLPFACWCLVRNWAKVGSWFYLGSLLGTVLTDVYFYLVDLMPYWRQIMQVEPAGVSLILQNAMTQVQTPWGQAWAVILALVLFTCGVLPLRLDQRHWYAFGGAVLSTILVDSLFLIAASAA, encoded by the coding sequence TTGATTAATAATACATTGTCGTCTTACAACACTACAGCCACCTCTATTGATACTGAGTTACATTCAACCGAGGCTGGGCAAGAAAGTATCATGAAATTGGAGTCTGCACTCTCCTCATCTGCCTCTTTTCCGTTCTCAATACCTTGGCGACAAACTTGGTTAGTATTTGCGGCAGCAGTATTTTTGGTATCAGTACCAGTTTTTGTGGAAGCGCCATTAGTGCGATCGCTACCAAGTCTGAGTTTAGCGATGACTGGATTTTGGATATGGCTGAGTTTTGCCTTAATGTCGCGTCCTGCAACTTATTTGTGGGGAGATTTGCTCTTAGGCTTTAGCTGGAGTTGGCTAGCAGGAGCAATTTATTGGGGCTGGTTGCGTTGGGAACCTTTATGGCATTTGCCAATAGAGTCTATAGGACTACCATTCGCTTGTTGGTGTCTGGTGCGGAATTGGGCTAAGGTTGGCAGTTGGTTTTATTTGGGTTCTTTACTCGGTACAGTCTTGACAGACGTGTATTTCTACTTAGTGGACTTAATGCCCTATTGGCGGCAAATTATGCAGGTGGAACCCGCTGGTGTGTCATTAATTTTACAAAATGCTATGACACAAGTACAAACTCCTTGGGGACAAGCCTGGGCAGTGATTTTAGCCCTAGTCTTGTTTACATGCGGGGTTTTACCTTTACGTCTAGACCAACGACACTGGTATGCCTTTGGTGGCGCAGTCTTAAGTACAATTTTGGTAGATAGTCTGTTTTTAATAGCTGCTAGTGCTGCTTGA
- a CDS encoding undecaprenyl-diphosphate phosphatase — MEFIQAFILGIVQGITEFLPISSTAHLLIVTKIFGWKELGSKDFVDAIQFGSVIAIVGYFWSLISSVFKGGIEALKQKDWEREEWKIIVGIAVGTLPALIVGFILKDVIPESALIIAIMSIIMAVLLGLAEKIGTRKRGFESLQIRDGILVGLGQTLALIPGVSRSGSTLTTGLFLGLERATAAKFSFLLGFPTLTIATLYKSLKIFKLFQAHQLPDNIVALLIVGIISTFIFSYLSIAFLIKYLATKNTLIFVWYRLAFGSVILLAIAAGWQA, encoded by the coding sequence ATGGAGTTTATTCAAGCTTTTATTTTAGGTATAGTTCAAGGTATTACAGAGTTTTTACCAATCAGTAGCACTGCACATCTGCTGATTGTGACAAAGATATTTGGTTGGAAAGAGCTAGGTTCTAAAGATTTTGTCGATGCAATTCAATTTGGTAGTGTTATAGCGATTGTGGGATACTTTTGGTCGCTGATTTCTAGCGTATTCAAAGGTGGAATTGAAGCCCTAAAACAAAAAGACTGGGAACGCGAAGAATGGAAAATTATTGTAGGTATTGCAGTCGGAACACTACCTGCATTAATTGTCGGCTTTATTTTGAAAGATGTGATCCCTGAGAGTGCCTTAATTATTGCCATCATGTCAATTATCATGGCAGTTTTACTAGGTTTGGCAGAAAAAATTGGTACTCGCAAGCGAGGTTTCGAGTCATTGCAGATTCGGGATGGTATTTTGGTGGGATTAGGACAAACACTTGCTTTGATTCCTGGTGTTTCTCGTTCTGGCTCGACATTGACGACTGGATTATTTTTAGGATTAGAACGCGCTACAGCAGCAAAATTTTCATTTTTATTAGGGTTTCCAACTCTGACTATTGCAACCCTATATAAAAGTTTAAAAATATTCAAATTATTTCAAGCTCATCAGTTACCAGATAATATTGTTGCACTGTTAATTGTAGGGATTATTTCAACGTTTATTTTTTCCTACCTATCAATTGCATTCTTAATTAAATACTTAGCAACTAAAAATACTTTAATTTTTGTTTGGTATAGATTAGCATTCGGCAGTGTTATTTTATTAGCGATCGCAGCAGGTTGGCAAGCATAA